In a single window of the Manis javanica isolate MJ-LG chromosome 16, MJ_LKY, whole genome shotgun sequence genome:
- the LOC108406093 gene encoding NF-kappa-B-activating protein-like — MAPVSGSRSPEREASGFGGKRRSSSRSPRPSKAARAPRGRRSRSRSRSCSRSGDRNSLRQGSRNQSYRSRSRSRDRPFASRGAPFASAASSAYYGGYSRLYGGDRPWPSPLDKEREESLRRKRLSERERIGELGAPEVWGLSPKNPGPDSDEHTPVEDEEPKKSTTSSSTSEEEKKKKSSHSKGRSKKRRKKNSSKRKHKKYSDDSDSDSDSETDSSDEDAKRRAKKAKKKEKKKRKSKKYKKKKSKKSRKDSSDSSSKDSQEEFLEYPWKDRSKPEEHSDLIGPEPPKTLASQDDKPLNYGHALLPGEGAAMAEYVKAGKRIPRRGEIGLTSEEIASFECLGYVMSGSRHRRMEAVRLRKENQIYSADEKRALASFNQEERRKRENKILASFREMVYRKTKGKDDK, encoded by the coding sequence ATGGCCCCGGTGTCCGGTTCTCGCAGCCCGGAGCGGGAGGCCTCGGGCTTCGGGGGTAAACGTCGCAGTTCGTCGAGGAGCCCCAGGCCCAGTAAAGCCGCCCGCGCCCCGCGGGGCCGCCGCTCGCGCTCGCGCTCGCGTTCTTGCTCTCGGTCGGGAGACCGGAACAGCCTCCGCCAGGGCTCCCGAAACCAGTCCTATCGCTCGCGGTCACGCTCTCGAGATCGGCCCTTCGCGTCACGGGGCGCCCCCTTCGCTTCTGCCGCCTCGTCCGCCTATTACGGCGGCTACTCGCGCCTCTACGGGGGCGACAGGCCGTGGCCCAGCCCTCTGGACAAGGAAAGGGAGGAGAGCCTGCGGCGGAAGAGActaagtgagagagagaggatcGGAGAATTGGGGGCTCCTGAAGTGTGGGGGCTTTCTCCGAAGAATCCAGGGCCAGACTCCGATGAGCATACACCAGTAGAGGATGAAGAGCCAAAGAAAAGTACCACTTCATCTTCTAcctcagaagaagaaaagaagaagaaatctaGTCATTCAAAAGGAAGGtccaagaaaaggagaaagaaaaactcatctaaaagaaaacacaagaagtATTCTGACGATAGTGACAGTGACTCTGATTCTGAAACAGACTCCAGTGATGAAGATGCAAAAAGGAGAGCAAAGAAagccaagaaaaaggaaaagaagaaacgcAAATcgaagaaatacaagaaaaagaaatcaaagaagagcagaaaagatTCCAGTGATTCCAGCTCTAAAGATTCTCAAGAAGAGTTTCTGGAGTATCCCTGGAAGGATCGATCAAAGCCTGAAGAACACTCAGATTTAATTGGCCCAGAGCCTCCAAAAACACTTGCCTCTCAAGATGATAAACCTCTGAACTATGGCCATGCCCTGCTACCTGGTGAAGGTGCAGCTATGGCTGAATATGTAAAAGCTGGAAAACGTATCCCACGAAGAGGTGAAATTGGCTTGACAAGTGAAGAAATTGCATCATTTGAGTGCTTGGGCTATGTAATGAGTGGTAGCAGGCATCGCCGAATGGAGGCTGTGCGACTGCGGAAAGAAAACCAGATCTATAGTGCTGATGAGAAGAGAGCCCTGGCATCCTTTAACCAAGAAGAGAGGCGAAAGCGGGAAAACAAGATTCTGGCCAGTTTTCGAGAGATGGTGTACAGAAAAACTAAAGGGAAAGATGACAAATAA